One window of the Cryptomeria japonica chromosome 7, Sugi_1.0, whole genome shotgun sequence genome contains the following:
- the LOC131061680 gene encoding root phototropism protein 3-like, with protein MIVEVDDVLFHLHKFPLLSKSGRLNKLVFGARDTENEYIKLEEFPGGAKSFELAAKFCYGTIPLHMSASNVAALRCAAEYLEMSEDLGQGNLISRTEEFLSYVVSVSWLDSITVLRSCAHLSPWAEDLYIVQRCVESIAWKASTDPTLITWSFTTSSSAHHQYTPPTPLKCKLDLQGQVTNSKTIQSAEEIYVNESTDSTENGQAKIEKLNEELSNLKRFCESIEQKLGNIWRPSVWRFPWNKRKTSFSARSNNVTPLPSPPPKEGRTWNPMKWRTNSL; from the coding sequence TTCCCATTACTGTCGAAGAGTGGTCGACTGAACAAGCTTGTGTTCGGAGCCCGAGACACGGAGAACGAGTACATAAAGCTGGAGGAGTTCCCAGGAGGAGCAAAATCATTTGAATTAGCAGCAAAGTTCTGTTACGGAACGATTCCGCTTCACATGAGTGCATCCAATGTGGCGGCGCTTCGGTGTGCGGCGGAGTATCTGGAAATGAGTGAGGATTTGGGACAGGGGAACCTCATCTCCCGAACAGAAGAGTTTCTCAGTTATGTAGTATCGGTGTCATGGCTCGACTCCATCACCGTCCTTAGGAGCTGCGCCCACCTTTCTCCCTGGGCCGAAGATCTGTACATTGTGCAGCGATGCGTGGAATCCATTGCATGGAAAGCAAGCACAGATCCCACTCTCATTACGTGGTCATTCACTACTAGTAGTAGTGCCCACCACCAATACACGCCCCCTACTCCTCTGAAATGTAAACTAGATCTGCAAGGGCAGGTTACCAATTCTAAAACCATCCAAAGTGCAGAggaaatatatgtgaatgagagCACCGATTCAACAGAAAATGGGCAAGCGAAAATCGAGAAGCTGAACGAGGAATTAAGCAATCTTAAGAGATTTTGCGAGAGTATAGAGCAGAAGTTGGGAAATATTTGGAGGCCCTCTGTGTGGAGGTTCCCTTGGAACAAACGCAAAACATCATTCAGTGCACGCAGTAATAATGTGACCCCGTTGCCAAGTCCTCCTCCGAAAGAGGGTCGAACATGGAATCCTATGAAATGGCGAACGAATTCATTATGA